The genomic interval GATGAAGCGCGAGCGGCAAAACCGCGATCTCCGCGGCAACGATCGCATAGTTGGGATGCGACAAATATCCGTAAGGCCCCGCCGTGACCATCGGCGCGTCGGGCAATACAATAATACGCGTGGTCCATCGTGGTCCAAGCGTTGTCAGCACCCACAAGCGCAGGATCTGCAACAAAATAAAAATTGAAAGAACAATGAGATTTACGTCCCGATCGCGACCCCATGCCCATAACGCAATTAGCCAGGCCGCATGGGTCGCGACAACCAGCGGATAATGGCCCGGCGCGATCTCGATTGCGCCCTGCGCCAACAGCCTGCCGGTGTTGTATCGGGACAGAACGAGTTCGCCTAGCCGCTGTAGCGTCACCAACGCGAGAATGAGAGTGGCGAGAGTCACGCTGTGTGACGCAGAGTGACGCAGCTTGCGGTGAACCCCGGCCCGAGTGAGGTCACCAGTGCCCGCGGGGGCAGGCCCTGCGCGCGAGCGCGTTCGAGCACAAACAGGACCGTCGCCGCCGACATATTCCCGTAATCGGCAATTACCCCTCTTTCGTTGTTGAGCGTCCCCTGGTCGAGCGAAAAAGCCCGCTCGATCGCGATAATGACTTTCGTACCGCCGGGATGGCAAATGAAGCAATCGATATCTCCGATCGAAAGACCCATCCCGGACAGAATTGCCGTGACACCTGGCTTCATGTGCGCAACCACGAAGTCAGGAATGGTGCGCTGGAAGATCACGCCAAATCCTTCGGGGTCTACACGCCATCCCATGATATTCAGCGTGTTAGGCCACAGATATTCGCCGGTTGCCTCGATGCGTGTCGCACCTCCATCTCCGGCGCGCAGCAGGACGGCGGCGGCCCCGTCGCCGAACAGACTGGCGGCAACGATATTGGCCTTGGTCAATTCGTCATGGCGGACTGCGAGCGTACAAAGTTCAAGGACCACCAGCAGCACGTTCGTGCCAGGCCGTGCTTGCGCCAGCCGCGATGCAATGGATAGTCCAGTTACGCCGCCCGCGCAGCCCAGACCAAAGACTGGCACGCGCGACACATCCGGCCGGAAGCCGAGTTTCGCCGCGACGCGGGCCTCCAGCGTCGGTGTCGCGATGCCGGTCGAACACACCGTCACGACGGTGTCGATATTAGTCACGCTGAGATCGGCGCGTTCGATAGCCTTGCGCGCGACATCGACGAACAAGGCTTCGGCGCCTTCCAGAAAGGCTTGAGTTCGCTCCGGCCAGCCACGCGGCTCGCAGTACCATTCAATCGGTTTAACGCCGTAACGGTGCTGTATGCCGGTGTTAGCGAAAAGAGAGGAGAGCGTTTCAAACTGCGGATACCGCGAACCCAAGATGAAACGCGCCGCTTGGAGAATTTGCGTCTGATGAAACACATGCGGTGGAACTCCGGTCGCCATCGAGATCAAAGCGGCCGTTTGCTTCATATCGTTGCTCCTGCCCCAGGTGGCACTCGTATCGAAAACCGCGCCGCTGACGCAATCGGCCACGCGGCCGGAGGAATACTGCGGCGCCGATGCCGAGCCGATCGAAACCGCCGGACAACAGCACCCCTACATCTTGACCGTCACCTTGCGGTTCTCGCCGAGGTTCGGCTCGTCTCCGGTCAACCTCGCCTTGGCGAACTCGAAAATGGTAGCCACAGCACTAGCCGGTCCATCCCACAATTCCGCGGTAAAAGGCTCAATCCGCAACAAGCATACATTGGGATCGCTCGGCCCTCCTGGCCACCATACCTCATCGGTCTTTCGCCATGCCGCCTTTGTCTTATCCGCATCGTGGACGATGCAGGCGCGGCCGGTGATCGACAGGTAGGCTTTTTCGTCCGAATCGATAAAGACGAGGCCTACATCGGGTTTGGTCTCAATCTCATCCTCCTTCGGGCTGTGAATGTCGGTTACGAAGAAGATCAGGCCAGCGCCGCGATCAGGCCTTGCTTCCAGCGGTCGCGCACGCAACCCATCGGCGAATTGCGTCGTCAGCATGCAAACGCCTACCTTTTCAACGATGTCCCAGACACGATCGATGTTGTTTTTCTCGTTCATTTGACCACCAGCATTCATGCGGTTGAAACTTCTGTAAAAGGATTCTTCGCAGAGTCGGCGCTCTGTGCCCGTCGAGATGACCGCCGCGCCTTCCCGGATAAATGGCAACTGCCGGCGGGAGTCTTCTTGCAATGATCACACATCATCAGCGAGATTTCTTCTTCGGAACCTTTTCGCCCTTCTTGCGCGCCTTGGAGAGGCCGATCGCGATGGCCTGTTTTCTGCTTTTGACCTTGCCGCCCTTGCCGCCGCGCCCGCTTTTTGCCGTGCCTTTTTTGTAACGGCGCATTTCCTTTTCTACCGTGCGACCCGAACTCTTCGAATAACGGCGCTTCTTTGCCTTCTTCTTTGCCGCCTTCTTCGCCTTCTTCGCCTTCTTCGCGGCCATGAACTTTTTCCTCCGTAAGGTGGACGGGACTTGAGCGGCTCGGTTAAATATCGGTTGCGGACGAACTCAACTCTCCAGATTGCGTTCGAGAAGAGTGCGCCCAAGCCACCTACGCCGGTTCGACCTGCTGGAACGTTTTGGTCCTGCTCATGGCAAAATTTCAGGTTGGAAGCGGTTCGCGATAATCGCCGGCAAGCGAGGGAACTCCTGTATATCAAAAGGCCCGACGCGCGCGCCGGGTC from Nitrobacter sp. NHB1 carries:
- a CDS encoding isoprenylcysteine carboxyl methyltransferase family protein, with the translated sequence MTLATLILALVTLQRLGELVLSRYNTGRLLAQGAIEIAPGHYPLVVATHAAWLIALWAWGRDRDVNLIVLSIFILLQILRLWVLTTLGPRWTTRIIVLPDAPMVTAGPYGYLSHPNYAIVAAEIAVLPLALHLYLLALVFTILNALVLIIRIRAEARALAVAQRRYDDR
- a CDS encoding type III polyketide synthase, which codes for MKQTAALISMATGVPPHVFHQTQILQAARFILGSRYPQFETLSSLFANTGIQHRYGVKPIEWYCEPRGWPERTQAFLEGAEALFVDVARKAIERADLSVTNIDTVVTVCSTGIATPTLEARVAAKLGFRPDVSRVPVFGLGCAGGVTGLSIASRLAQARPGTNVLLVVLELCTLAVRHDELTKANIVAASLFGDGAAAVLLRAGDGGATRIEATGEYLWPNTLNIMGWRVDPEGFGVIFQRTIPDFVVAHMKPGVTAILSGMGLSIGDIDCFICHPGGTKVIIAIERAFSLDQGTLNNERGVIADYGNMSAATVLFVLERARAQGLPPRALVTSLGPGFTASCVTLRHTA
- a CDS encoding pyridoxamine 5'-phosphate oxidase family protein, with the protein product MQEDSRRQLPFIREGAAVISTGTERRLCEESFYRSFNRMNAGGQMNEKNNIDRVWDIVEKVGVCMLTTQFADGLRARPLEARPDRGAGLIFFVTDIHSPKEDEIETKPDVGLVFIDSDEKAYLSITGRACIVHDADKTKAAWRKTDEVWWPGGPSDPNVCLLRIEPFTAELWDGPASAVATIFEFAKARLTGDEPNLGENRKVTVKM